Proteins encoded within one genomic window of Gimesia chilikensis:
- the murA gene encoding UDP-N-acetylglucosamine 1-carboxyvinyltransferase translates to MDMFIVRGGERLSGSVTVSGAKNSALPLMAAALACEGETTLSSIPNLVDVTTQSRVLGSLGMDVQRDESGLLHLKTVDESACIADYDLVRRMRASVCVLGPLLAKRRMACVSLPGGCNIGDRPIDLHLKGLAALGAQIRVDRGYVIARADRLRGANIFLGGAFGSTVTGTCNVMIAATLAEGTTTIESAACEPEVVDVGNFLNAAGARIEGLGTPFLKIEGVERLQAVEHEVIPDRIEAATLMIAAAMTGGDVQLNEVRPDHITAVMEKLREIGVTIQLEYPQQPELRQSVWVKVTQPLKSVDCIALPYPGIPTDVQAQLMSLLACVPGISIVTDKVFPDRFMHASELARMGAKIRRESASAILNGVSRLSGACVMASDLRASAALVLAGLAAEGETVIRRIYHLDRGYECLEEKLIALGANVQRVKDEPENMPESLKLTDGEERPTYSELLDALTGPHWNLNSSEKPTPSAEG, encoded by the coding sequence ATGGATATGTTTATCGTTCGCGGAGGCGAACGGCTTTCCGGCAGTGTTACAGTCAGCGGTGCGAAAAACTCAGCACTGCCATTAATGGCGGCTGCACTGGCCTGCGAGGGGGAAACGACTTTAAGCTCCATTCCCAACCTGGTTGATGTGACGACACAGTCCCGGGTATTAGGCTCTCTAGGGATGGACGTGCAGCGTGATGAGTCTGGTCTGCTGCATCTGAAGACCGTCGATGAAAGCGCCTGTATTGCCGACTATGATCTGGTCCGGCGTATGCGGGCCAGTGTCTGCGTGCTCGGCCCTTTACTCGCGAAACGGCGGATGGCCTGTGTCTCTCTGCCGGGTGGGTGTAATATCGGTGATCGCCCGATTGACTTGCATCTCAAAGGGCTGGCTGCACTGGGAGCACAAATCCGTGTCGACCGCGGATATGTGATCGCTCGTGCCGACCGCTTACGTGGCGCGAATATCTTTCTGGGGGGAGCATTCGGGAGCACCGTTACCGGTACCTGTAACGTGATGATCGCCGCTACCCTGGCTGAGGGAACGACAACCATTGAGTCGGCTGCCTGTGAGCCGGAAGTTGTCGATGTGGGGAACTTCCTCAATGCTGCCGGGGCGCGTATCGAGGGGTTGGGGACTCCCTTCCTGAAGATCGAAGGAGTGGAGCGTCTGCAGGCAGTCGAGCACGAAGTCATACCGGACCGTATTGAAGCAGCCACGCTGATGATTGCAGCTGCGATGACCGGTGGCGATGTGCAGTTAAATGAAGTTCGACCGGATCACATTACCGCAGTCATGGAAAAACTGCGTGAAATTGGAGTGACGATTCAACTGGAGTACCCCCAACAGCCTGAACTCAGACAGTCCGTCTGGGTGAAGGTTACTCAACCCCTGAAATCGGTAGATTGTATCGCTTTGCCTTACCCGGGAATTCCCACTGACGTTCAGGCACAGCTGATGTCGTTGCTGGCCTGTGTGCCGGGGATCAGTATTGTAACTGATAAAGTATTTCCCGACCGTTTTATGCACGCTTCGGAGCTGGCCCGCATGGGAGCGAAAATCCGACGGGAGTCGGCCAGTGCGATTCTAAATGGCGTTTCCCGTCTGAGCGGCGCCTGTGTGATGGCGTCCGATTTAAGAGCGAGTGCAGCCCTGGTCCTGGCGGGACTGGCGGCTGAAGGCGAGACCGTCATTCGCCGGATTTATCATCTCGATCGGGGCTACGAATGCCTTGAGGAGAAGCTGATAGCACTGGGCGCAAACGTGCAACGGGTTAAAGACGAACCCGAAAACATGCCTGAGAGCCTGAAGCTGACCGATGGGGAAGAACGCCCCACCTATTCCGAGCTGTTAGATGCTCTGACAGGGCCGCACTGGAACCTGAATTCCAGTGAGAAACCGACCCCGTCCGCTGAAGGTTGA
- a CDS encoding outer membrane protein assembly factor BamB family protein, translating to MHTQDPAVLRRSWKMTLCSTVLLFVLSPALSPSLKPFDSTLQAQPPSVKTGDWPYFLGPEETGISAETGLIDDFPRQGPPLLWEKKIGTGYSAPSVLGNRLVIHHRPDDDGPGKEVIECVEADSGKPLWKYEYPSDFRDPYGYNNGPRCSPLLTSKYCYTFGAQGKLYCLTLDKGKEVWHRDCLKDFDVPPGFFGVGATPILEGDKLIVMVGGKPNSGMVAFDPETGKTLWQNVGKDVWDGTSTGWERLPVYKWRGNEKLSSYSSPIAATIHGKRHLLCLMRQGLVSLNPDDGSVNFKYWFRSLLRDSVNAARPVVVGDKIFLSAAYQVGSALLEVNPNGKSYKELWRDPTNMMTHWSTSIFHDGYFYGFSGRHERGATMRCVKLSDGKVMWETDGTSPVADKVKQNQITGKFQWIDSGKPAPWPSYGRGSAILADNKFIVLGERGTLAIVKVDPEKFSEVCRTSFPQITYPAWAAPVLAHKKLYLRSESHLICLDFAKK from the coding sequence ATGCACACACAAGATCCCGCTGTCCTACGCCGCTCCTGGAAAATGACACTGTGCTCAACCGTCCTGTTGTTCGTCCTTTCTCCTGCGCTCAGCCCCAGCCTGAAACCATTTGACTCAACGCTGCAGGCCCAGCCACCGTCAGTCAAAACGGGAGACTGGCCTTATTTTCTTGGCCCCGAGGAAACAGGCATCTCGGCGGAAACCGGTTTGATCGACGATTTCCCCCGACAGGGACCTCCCCTGCTCTGGGAGAAAAAGATCGGAACGGGTTACAGTGCACCGTCGGTTCTGGGAAATCGACTCGTGATTCATCATCGGCCAGACGATGATGGGCCCGGCAAAGAAGTCATCGAATGCGTGGAAGCCGATTCAGGAAAGCCGCTCTGGAAGTATGAGTATCCCTCTGACTTCCGTGATCCATATGGTTACAACAACGGCCCCCGCTGCTCTCCTCTATTGACATCGAAGTACTGCTACACATTTGGGGCACAAGGCAAACTGTATTGCCTGACGCTCGATAAGGGCAAAGAAGTCTGGCATCGTGATTGTCTGAAAGATTTCGACGTGCCTCCCGGCTTCTTCGGCGTTGGTGCCACCCCCATTCTGGAAGGTGACAAACTGATTGTAATGGTTGGTGGCAAACCGAATTCCGGAATGGTCGCCTTCGATCCTGAAACGGGAAAAACACTCTGGCAGAACGTCGGTAAGGATGTGTGGGATGGAACTTCCACCGGCTGGGAACGACTTCCCGTATATAAGTGGCGGGGAAATGAAAAGCTTTCCAGCTACTCCTCACCAATTGCAGCAACGATTCACGGTAAGCGACACCTGCTGTGCCTGATGCGTCAGGGACTGGTCTCACTCAACCCTGACGATGGTTCCGTCAATTTCAAATACTGGTTCCGTTCGCTGCTGCGAGACTCTGTGAATGCTGCCCGGCCCGTGGTCGTTGGCGACAAGATCTTTCTCTCAGCAGCCTACCAGGTTGGTTCGGCGCTGCTCGAAGTGAATCCGAATGGGAAGAGCTACAAAGAACTGTGGCGTGATCCCACCAACATGATGACGCACTGGTCGACCAGTATTTTTCATGACGGATATTTCTATGGCTTCAGCGGTCGCCACGAACGCGGGGCGACCATGCGGTGTGTGAAGCTCTCTGACGGAAAAGTCATGTGGGAAACCGATGGGACCTCACCAGTGGCAGATAAGGTCAAACAGAATCAGATCACCGGAAAATTTCAATGGATCGACTCCGGTAAGCCGGCCCCCTGGCCTTCTTACGGACGCGGCTCTGCAATCCTGGCGGATAACAAATTCATCGTGCTGGGAGAACGCGGCACACTGGCCATCGTAAAGGTAGACCCGGAAAAATTCAGTGAAGTCTGCCGGACCTCGTTCCCGCAGATCACATACCCAGCGTGGGCCGCACCGGTACTGGCTCACAAGAAACTTTACCTCAGAAGTGAATCACACCTGATCTGTCTGGACTTTGCGAAAAAGTAA
- a CDS encoding DUF6798 domain-containing protein has product MTSESTATKTSPPAILLILLIAGSFAVDSFLRFPIPGTNEPHYLCKAKHYWNPQWCEGDFFLESSNAHRFFYQVVGFFTQWLTLTQTVVIARLTGCLLLAIGWFRLLRVLTPGNWSPLIAAALYLGIAAFGNFSGEWIVGGIESKVFAYGFLFLALANACEQHWNRAGVYLGLTICWHPIVGVWGLLCALFALLCYAVVQRKSLNRTSLGLTISQAIPAIGWLILCSLPGLIPALSLLQGGTPREEFSANFIQVFYRLKHHLDPMDFNTSSYLLYGSLLVVWLILRRKESSDFQLRFFQYFIAGTLGLACIGLLLGAGPRPATDMPYYAFRMSLLKFYPFRLFDSLLPLAVTVTVINVIYQRCFAPTENAAGSQQGSSRLAVVTVGLLSLALLGGVFYSAWAKSPVHKMTTQQRSDWLDACRWIEENTPESALFLTPIHQSDFKWYAQRPEYVTYKDCPQDAPGIVEWNRRLKYLRKWGQDYYNEGFDDEGLQVLKRETGITHLLVKRLGPFKTIEPVYQNPTYKIYQLP; this is encoded by the coding sequence GTGACCTCTGAATCCACAGCGACTAAAACATCACCTCCAGCCATCCTGCTCATCCTGTTGATTGCCGGTTCCTTCGCCGTCGATTCCTTTCTCCGGTTTCCGATCCCCGGCACTAATGAGCCGCATTACCTCTGCAAGGCGAAACATTACTGGAACCCCCAATGGTGCGAAGGAGATTTCTTTCTTGAATCTTCCAATGCACACCGATTTTTTTATCAGGTGGTTGGGTTCTTCACGCAGTGGCTCACACTGACACAGACAGTTGTCATTGCGCGACTGACAGGTTGTCTGCTGCTGGCGATCGGCTGGTTTCGGCTGCTGCGCGTATTGACCCCAGGAAACTGGTCTCCCCTGATCGCCGCTGCGCTCTATCTTGGCATCGCCGCCTTCGGCAACTTTTCAGGGGAATGGATTGTTGGCGGTATTGAATCCAAGGTATTCGCTTACGGTTTTCTGTTTTTAGCACTGGCCAATGCCTGTGAACAGCACTGGAATCGTGCCGGAGTTTACCTGGGGCTGACGATCTGCTGGCATCCCATAGTGGGAGTCTGGGGGCTGCTTTGTGCTCTCTTTGCGTTATTATGCTACGCGGTCGTACAGCGAAAGTCACTCAACCGCACCTCGCTGGGGCTGACCATCAGTCAGGCCATTCCGGCCATCGGCTGGCTGATTCTATGTTCTCTGCCGGGCTTGATCCCTGCATTGAGTCTGCTTCAGGGGGGGACTCCCCGGGAAGAATTTTCGGCGAACTTCATCCAGGTCTTTTACCGGCTCAAACACCACCTGGACCCCATGGACTTCAACACCTCCAGTTATCTGTTGTATGGGTCGCTGCTTGTGGTCTGGCTGATATTACGGCGCAAGGAAAGCTCAGACTTTCAGTTGCGTTTCTTCCAGTATTTTATCGCGGGGACTCTCGGTCTGGCCTGTATTGGACTTCTACTGGGAGCAGGACCACGCCCAGCGACTGATATGCCTTATTACGCTTTCCGAATGTCGCTATTGAAGTTCTATCCTTTTCGCCTGTTTGATTCACTACTGCCACTGGCGGTGACGGTTACGGTTATTAATGTGATCTACCAGCGTTGTTTCGCTCCCACTGAGAATGCTGCGGGAAGTCAACAGGGAAGTTCCCGACTTGCTGTCGTGACAGTCGGCCTGCTGAGCCTGGCTCTGTTGGGAGGAGTTTTCTATTCCGCATGGGCCAAATCCCCGGTACACAAGATGACGACGCAACAACGTTCAGACTGGCTGGATGCCTGTCGCTGGATCGAAGAGAACACCCCCGAATCAGCCCTGTTTCTGACGCCAATCCACCAGTCTGATTTTAAGTGGTACGCACAACGCCCCGAATATGTAACCTATAAAGACTGTCCCCAGGACGCGCCAGGCATCGTGGAATGGAATCGAAGGCTGAAATACCTTCGAAAATGGGGACAGGATTACTATAATGAAGGCTTTGACGATGAAGGCCTGCAGGTGCTGAAACGGGAGACCGGAATCACACATCTGCTCGTAAAACGCCTGGGGCCATTCAAAACCATCGAACCTGTTTATCAGAATCCAACCTATAAGATCTACCAACTTCCCTGA
- a CDS encoding FtsW/RodA/SpoVE family cell cycle protein codes for MNLKNMHYSGINRIPWSLLCCILILMGCGLAGIARGDELAGQGHYFQKQCVWILISLAALTGTILFPYRNLRSISYPLFLMTLILLVAVFFIPAVNGSRRWIPLGFFKFQPSELAKITYILALAHYLMYRKNYRRIPGLIVPFILTCVPVILILREPDLGTSLLFFPILFAMLFSAGARPRHLITIVFLGICMLPLLWLQMNPEQKSRIVALFTQRDGGEMPRGDGYHLYQSKQMLALGGVWGSEIAGMPVDDPAAYHLPAGRTDFIFCLVGERFGIMGCLFALAVFSFLFIRGLQIATATREPFGRLVAVGIVTLFASQTIINTGMTVGLMPITGMTLPLMSYGGTSMLSTCLALGLLINICMRPGYEIHAEPFRF; via the coding sequence TTGAACCTGAAAAATATGCATTACTCCGGCATAAATCGCATTCCCTGGTCCCTGCTCTGCTGCATCCTGATTCTGATGGGTTGTGGTCTGGCAGGAATTGCGCGCGGCGATGAACTGGCTGGACAGGGACATTATTTCCAGAAACAGTGTGTCTGGATCCTGATCTCACTTGCGGCACTGACCGGCACAATTCTGTTTCCCTACCGCAATCTGCGGAGCATCAGCTACCCCCTGTTTCTAATGACACTGATCCTGCTGGTTGCTGTCTTTTTTATTCCTGCCGTGAATGGTTCCCGACGCTGGATTCCGCTCGGCTTCTTTAAATTCCAACCTTCGGAACTGGCGAAGATCACGTACATCCTGGCCCTGGCTCATTATCTGATGTACCGCAAGAATTACCGACGGATCCCGGGTTTAATTGTCCCGTTCATACTGACCTGTGTCCCTGTGATTCTGATTCTACGTGAACCAGACCTGGGAACCTCCCTGCTGTTCTTCCCAATCCTGTTCGCCATGCTGTTTTCCGCAGGCGCCCGCCCACGGCACCTGATCACTATTGTGTTCCTGGGAATCTGCATGCTGCCACTCCTCTGGCTCCAGATGAATCCCGAGCAGAAATCTCGTATCGTGGCACTGTTCACGCAGCGTGATGGGGGCGAGATGCCGCGTGGCGACGGCTACCACCTCTATCAGTCAAAGCAGATGCTGGCACTAGGGGGCGTCTGGGGAAGCGAGATTGCCGGAATGCCCGTCGATGATCCTGCGGCCTACCACCTGCCTGCGGGTCGTACCGACTTCATTTTCTGCCTGGTTGGTGAACGGTTTGGCATCATGGGCTGCCTGTTTGCGCTGGCGGTCTTCAGCTTTCTCTTTATCCGGGGATTACAGATCGCGACAGCCACCCGCGAGCCCTTTGGTCGACTGGTCGCGGTGGGGATTGTCACGCTGTTTGCGTCGCAGACAATCATCAATACGGGAATGACCGTCGGCCTGATGCCCATCACCGGGATGACGCTTCCTCTGATGAGTTACGGCGGGACCAGTATGCTCAGCACCTGTCTTGCCTTGGGATTGCTGATCAATATCTGCATGCGACCCGGCTACGAAATTCACGCTGAACCATTCCGGTTCTAA
- a CDS encoding rhomboid family intramembrane serine protease → MLHSLRSFCSRFPVTAAFIAIAVGLFIAVQVYRINHNSAGQSDFDDALWKLGAVQPLVFVHDHPLIEEKDYPTGGPFDLWAGEWWRILVSGFHHGDLLHLVMNCLAIGFLGHLIEPVLRNWVYALFLIVATFVSLLPEYYWEHYPVGLSGAAFAMFGMLILLRKTDEHIAEVFTDREIHWGLGWLLLCFVLTYLGILNIANAAHVTGFLYGLLAGVVVINHSRWKSLFRFAFVALHLALIPATWLVCHPYWNGKYYWYLARHTEDLGQRITYLQQGVDLSPGEPKIGAELALSLYRTESVPFGSWETILKSLKRNRSYEKGVELARLIWKQFHSEDQKAQARAMVDEIFGDESEAWSDRLQLAQVEMVQTDLSPERGGKGPPEELLFLKEQQPQTRTLKPQDLTAPPVDPGSPQSAVEGVTL, encoded by the coding sequence ATGTTGCATTCTCTCAGAAGTTTCTGTTCCCGCTTTCCTGTCACTGCGGCTTTTATCGCGATTGCAGTCGGGTTATTTATCGCCGTTCAGGTTTATCGCATCAACCACAATTCGGCTGGTCAGAGTGATTTTGATGATGCGCTCTGGAAACTGGGAGCCGTTCAGCCACTGGTCTTTGTACACGACCATCCGCTGATTGAAGAAAAGGACTATCCAACGGGGGGCCCCTTCGATCTCTGGGCGGGAGAATGGTGGCGGATTCTGGTCAGCGGTTTTCATCATGGAGATTTGCTGCATCTGGTGATGAACTGCCTCGCGATTGGTTTCCTGGGACATCTGATTGAACCAGTGTTGCGTAACTGGGTTTATGCGCTGTTTCTGATCGTTGCAACGTTCGTTTCCCTACTACCTGAGTACTACTGGGAGCACTATCCCGTGGGGTTGTCGGGAGCCGCGTTTGCGATGTTTGGCATGCTGATTCTGTTGCGTAAGACCGACGAGCACATTGCTGAAGTGTTTACCGATCGAGAAATCCACTGGGGTCTGGGCTGGCTCTTGCTCTGCTTTGTACTGACCTATCTGGGAATCCTGAATATCGCGAACGCCGCCCATGTGACCGGGTTCCTGTATGGACTTCTGGCGGGAGTGGTGGTGATCAATCACTCGCGTTGGAAGAGCCTGTTTCGGTTTGCGTTTGTCGCGCTACATCTGGCTTTAATCCCGGCGACCTGGCTGGTCTGTCATCCTTACTGGAATGGAAAGTATTACTGGTACCTGGCGCGTCATACCGAGGACCTGGGGCAGCGGATTACCTATTTACAACAAGGGGTCGATCTGTCACCAGGCGAACCAAAAATTGGTGCAGAACTCGCGCTGAGCCTGTATCGTACCGAGTCAGTCCCCTTTGGTTCCTGGGAGACCATTCTCAAGTCTCTCAAGCGGAATCGAAGCTATGAGAAAGGTGTTGAACTGGCGAGGCTGATCTGGAAACAGTTCCATTCCGAAGACCAGAAAGCGCAGGCTCGGGCCATGGTGGACGAGATCTTTGGCGATGAGTCTGAGGCCTGGTCAGATCGTCTGCAACTGGCACAGGTGGAAATGGTGCAGACCGATCTCTCTCCCGAGCGCGGTGGTAAAGGTCCTCCGGAGGAGCTGCTGTTCTTGAAAGAGCAGCAGCCGCAAACCAGAACACTTAAGCCCCAGGACTTGACCGCGCCACCAGTGGATCCCGGTTCTCCCCAGAGTGCCGTCGAAGGCGTCACCCTTTGA
- a CDS encoding RNA polymerase subunit sigma: MSGPIVRTGTTPKFWENYDKIFGEPDKKGTKKKAAKKKGSAKKKAASKSAASSKKAPAKKSPAKKVTAKKTPAKKAAKKKAKKK; this comes from the coding sequence ATGAGCGGCCCCATTGTTCGTACCGGCACAACCCCCAAGTTCTGGGAAAACTATGATAAAATCTTTGGTGAACCCGACAAAAAGGGGACCAAAAAGAAAGCAGCAAAGAAAAAAGGAAGTGCCAAGAAAAAAGCAGCTTCCAAATCCGCTGCCAGCAGTAAGAAAGCCCCAGCGAAGAAATCTCCTGCCAAAAAAGTAACCGCGAAAAAAACTCCGGCTAAAAAAGCTGCGAAGAAAAAAGCAAAGAAGAAATAA
- the prfA gene encoding peptide chain release factor 1, whose amino-acid sequence MKFPTLQAKLERFEELEKQLQDPEVLTNTTKLVEVQREYGGLAKVAQEVRAFNTREEDIEVAQEMLEEETDPDAKAYAQKELDQLCEEHEKHTKDLEDLVVAGDSITRGGLIMEIRAGAGGDEAALFASELFQMYQHFVEAQKGWKTEVLNLSATELGGVKEVTFSISGEGAYHRLQFESGGHRVQRVPETETQGRVHTSAATVAVLPEASEVEVEIKPDDIRLDTFHASGPGGQKVNKTESAVRITHLPTGTVVQCQDEKSQHKNKAKAMRVLRSRVLEQMQQQAAAERADQRRTLIGSGDRSQRIRTYNFPQGRVTDHRINLSLYKLDQIMQGDLDELINALLQFDREERLLGDSAKK is encoded by the coding sequence ATGAAGTTTCCCACTCTGCAGGCCAAACTGGAACGTTTCGAAGAGCTGGAAAAACAGCTGCAGGATCCAGAGGTACTGACAAACACCACCAAGCTGGTCGAAGTTCAACGCGAGTATGGCGGTCTGGCCAAAGTCGCTCAGGAAGTCCGTGCGTTCAATACCCGTGAAGAGGATATTGAAGTCGCGCAGGAAATGCTCGAAGAAGAAACCGATCCGGACGCCAAAGCCTACGCACAGAAAGAACTGGATCAACTGTGCGAAGAGCATGAAAAGCACACCAAAGATCTGGAAGACCTGGTTGTCGCCGGCGATTCAATTACGCGTGGCGGTCTGATTATGGAAATCCGCGCTGGTGCCGGCGGGGATGAAGCAGCACTATTTGCCAGTGAGCTGTTCCAGATGTACCAGCACTTCGTCGAAGCCCAGAAGGGCTGGAAGACAGAAGTACTGAACCTGAGTGCGACCGAACTCGGAGGCGTCAAGGAAGTCACATTCTCCATTTCCGGAGAGGGCGCTTACCACCGCCTGCAGTTTGAAAGTGGCGGTCATCGGGTGCAGCGGGTTCCGGAAACAGAAACACAGGGGCGTGTCCACACGAGTGCCGCGACTGTCGCTGTGCTGCCCGAAGCCAGTGAAGTGGAAGTGGAAATTAAACCGGACGATATCCGCCTGGATACATTCCACGCCAGTGGCCCGGGGGGACAGAAGGTCAATAAGACTGAAAGTGCCGTCCGCATCACTCACTTACCGACAGGCACGGTCGTGCAGTGTCAGGATGAAAAAAGCCAGCACAAGAACAAAGCCAAAGCGATGCGCGTGCTCCGCAGCCGGGTGCTCGAACAGATGCAGCAGCAGGCCGCTGCTGAGCGGGCCGATCAGCGACGGACGTTGATTGGTTCAGGTGACCGCAGCCAGCGTATCCGGACTTACAACTTTCCGCAGGGACGAGTGACGGATCACCGGATCAACCTTTCTCTGTACAAGCTGGATCAGATCATGCAGGGTGATCTGGATGAGCTGATCAACGCGCTGTTACAGTTTGACCGCGAAGAGCGTCTGCTGGGTGACAGCGCCAAAAAATAA
- the prmC gene encoding peptide chain release factor N(5)-glutamine methyltransferase: protein MDRDVTDNSPSQEVGSNASAEPWTVRRILDWTTSHLAKHGSDSPRLDAEVLLAFARNCERIRLYTNYEDIVTEEQRATMRSLVQRRSHAEPVAYLVGKREFFGLDFYVDQNVLIPRPDTETLVMELVEEAQKLTSPRILDLCTGSGCVAIAAAANCPAASFLATDISEAALAIAQKNAESNGLLGQIQFLLSDCFEQLPAEGQFDLIASNPPYIPDAEIETLDADVRQHEPRLALAGGADGLDFYRKIIQSAIPYLKEGGHLLLEFSPEQETSLREILTTSGNYRNIRVKADLANRSRVIVAQKCLS from the coding sequence ATGGATCGTGACGTGACAGATAACTCCCCATCTCAGGAAGTCGGTTCGAATGCATCTGCAGAACCGTGGACCGTGCGTCGCATCCTGGACTGGACCACAAGCCATCTGGCGAAGCATGGCAGTGATTCTCCCCGTCTGGATGCGGAGGTCCTGCTGGCGTTTGCACGTAATTGTGAGCGGATCCGGCTCTACACCAATTACGAAGATATCGTGACCGAAGAGCAGCGGGCAACAATGCGTTCGCTGGTTCAACGTCGCTCTCATGCCGAACCTGTGGCATACCTGGTAGGCAAGCGGGAATTCTTCGGCCTCGATTTTTATGTCGATCAGAATGTGCTCATCCCGCGTCCAGACACCGAAACCCTGGTCATGGAACTGGTCGAAGAAGCACAGAAGCTGACTTCCCCCCGGATTCTCGATTTATGTACCGGAAGTGGGTGTGTCGCGATCGCAGCTGCAGCAAACTGTCCTGCCGCTTCCTTTCTGGCGACGGACATCAGCGAGGCGGCTCTGGCTATCGCGCAGAAGAATGCTGAGAGTAATGGCCTGCTGGGGCAAATTCAGTTTCTGTTAAGCGACTGTTTCGAACAGCTTCCCGCTGAGGGGCAGTTTGATCTGATTGCCAGCAACCCTCCCTATATTCCCGATGCCGAAATCGAAACACTGGATGCCGATGTGCGTCAACACGAACCGCGACTGGCTCTCGCGGGGGGAGCGGACGGCCTCGACTTTTATCGGAAGATTATTCAATCAGCGATTCCTTATCTGAAAGAAGGCGGGCATCTGCTGCTGGAATTTTCGCCTGAGCAGGAAACCTCTTTGAGAGAAATACTTACGACATCCGGAAATTATCGGAATATCAGAGTGAAAGCAGATCTGGCAAATCGATCCCGGGTGATCGTTGCGCAAAAATGCCTATCTTAA
- a CDS encoding pyridoxal phosphate-dependent decarboxylase family protein — protein sequence MTEDLKLNSARSRIEAAFDPELLSAASQTLAELLTTHARLLTEPDTPVLNWQAPAENLKQALEQLLQAPTEESVDSDITNRIQTFRLLAQTMLDRGHNLQNPRYIGHQVPASVPLAGLFDAITAVTNQVMAVYEMGPWATAVELALIELIGTEIGFTPGEFTGLVTHGGSLANLTGLLAARNQSCPEIGTLGPQAQLDAAPVLLVSADAHYSVTRSANILGIGTEQILKIPLDEQRRIQPQALEELILQCRSEQRTIIAVVACACATPIGAFDPLEQIADLCEKYKVWLHVDAAHGGPTCFSERHRHLTRGLHRADSVVFDAHKMMFIPALSAFLFFKNKAHRFTAFQQQAPYLFDPSAPEIADYDLGLRTIECTKRANSYALWGTWALFGKQLFADLVDVTFETARTFHNLLKEMPDFEAVHDPQCNIVVFRYLPDWLAALPLEQQNMIHFRVRRQIIESGEFYIVHSVLDGQAAFRITVMNPLTNESHLRQLLNSIQTKVEKFRDIIPASTQTDHCEQT from the coding sequence ATGACCGAAGACCTAAAACTCAATTCTGCGCGATCCCGAATTGAAGCTGCCTTTGACCCGGAATTACTCTCCGCCGCCAGCCAGACATTAGCGGAACTGCTGACGACACATGCCCGTTTGCTGACCGAACCGGACACACCAGTGTTAAACTGGCAGGCTCCAGCAGAAAATCTGAAACAGGCCCTGGAGCAATTGTTACAGGCGCCGACTGAAGAGAGTGTCGACTCCGATATAACAAATCGGATTCAGACTTTCCGCCTGCTGGCTCAGACGATGCTGGATCGGGGGCACAATCTGCAAAACCCCCGCTATATTGGTCACCAGGTACCGGCTTCCGTCCCTCTGGCCGGCCTGTTTGATGCGATCACAGCTGTTACGAATCAGGTCATGGCGGTCTATGAAATGGGCCCCTGGGCTACCGCCGTCGAACTGGCCCTGATTGAATTGATTGGTACTGAGATTGGTTTCACACCTGGTGAATTTACCGGACTGGTAACCCATGGCGGCTCACTGGCCAACCTCACAGGCCTCCTGGCAGCCCGCAATCAGAGTTGCCCGGAAATCGGAACTCTGGGCCCTCAGGCACAACTGGATGCCGCTCCCGTCCTGCTTGTTTCCGCGGATGCCCATTACAGTGTAACCCGCTCAGCAAATATCCTGGGGATCGGAACAGAGCAGATTCTCAAGATACCCCTTGATGAACAACGTCGAATCCAGCCTCAGGCTCTGGAAGAATTGATTCTGCAATGCAGATCAGAACAGCGGACGATCATCGCTGTGGTAGCCTGTGCCTGTGCGACTCCCATTGGCGCTTTCGATCCGCTGGAACAGATCGCTGACCTGTGTGAAAAGTACAAGGTCTGGCTGCACGTCGATGCCGCCCATGGGGGCCCCACCTGTTTTTCAGAGCGTCACCGACACCTGACACGTGGTCTGCACCGGGCCGACAGTGTCGTATTTGACGCTCACAAAATGATGTTCATCCCTGCATTAAGCGCCTTTCTCTTTTTTAAGAACAAAGCGCACCGGTTCACTGCGTTTCAACAGCAGGCCCCTTATTTGTTCGATCCGTCTGCCCCTGAAATCGCCGATTACGATCTGGGTTTGCGAACGATTGAGTGCACCAAACGGGCCAACAGCTACGCACTCTGGGGGACCTGGGCCCTGTTTGGAAAACAGCTCTTTGCCGATCTGGTTGACGTCACTTTCGAGACCGCACGTACGTTTCACAACCTGCTCAAAGAGATGCCGGACTTCGAAGCGGTGCATGATCCGCAGTGTAATATTGTTGTCTTCAGGTATTTGCCTGACTGGCTGGCAGCCCTGCCTCTGGAACAGCAGAATATGATTCACTTCCGAGTGCGACGCCAGATCATCGAATCCGGGGAATTCTACATTGTTCATTCTGTACTGGATGGTCAGGCAGCGTTTCGAATTACAGTGATGAATCCCCTCACGAATGAATCGCACCTTAGGCAACTGCTGAATTCGATTCAAACAAAAGTCGAAAAGTTCAGGGACATCATTCCTGCTTCTACCCAGACCGATCATTGTGAACAGACTTGA